In uncultured Cohaesibacter sp., a genomic segment contains:
- a CDS encoding TAXI family TRAP transporter solute-binding subunit — translation MLKKLTITAAAVAAGLSFSQAAFAESFISIGTGGVTGVYYPTGGAICRLVNKGRKEHGIRCSVESTGGSVYNINTIRDGELQFGVAQSDWQYHAYHGTSQFEEKGAFEDLRAVFSIHPEPFTVVARADSGVKNFADLKGKRVNIGNPGSGQRGTMEVLMGALGWTMDDFALATELKAAEQSAALCDNQIDAMVYTVGHPSGSIQEATTACDSVLVAVDGAAVEKLIADNAYYRSATIPGGMYRGNPDDVKTFGVGATLVTSAQVSEDAVYTVVKSVFENFDAFKKLHPAFAHLKPEEMIKDGLSAPLHPGAVKYYKEKGWM, via the coding sequence ATGTTGAAAAAATTGACCATCACTGCAGCGGCTGTCGCTGCGGGCTTGAGCTTTTCTCAGGCTGCCTTTGCTGAAAGCTTTATTTCCATTGGTACCGGCGGTGTAACCGGCGTTTATTATCCAACCGGTGGCGCTATCTGCCGTCTGGTCAACAAGGGCCGCAAAGAGCATGGCATCCGTTGCTCGGTCGAATCAACTGGCGGCTCCGTATACAACATCAACACGATTCGTGATGGTGAGCTGCAGTTCGGTGTTGCTCAGTCCGACTGGCAGTATCATGCCTATCATGGTACCTCCCAGTTTGAAGAAAAGGGTGCTTTTGAAGATCTGCGCGCTGTCTTCTCGATCCATCCGGAGCCGTTCACCGTTGTTGCCCGTGCTGATTCCGGCGTGAAGAATTTCGCCGACCTCAAGGGCAAACGCGTCAATATCGGCAACCCGGGTTCCGGTCAGCGCGGCACCATGGAAGTTCTGATGGGTGCTCTGGGCTGGACCATGGACGATTTCGCTCTGGCTACCGAACTGAAAGCTGCCGAGCAGTCTGCTGCCCTGTGTGACAACCAGATCGACGCCATGGTTTACACCGTTGGCCATCCGTCCGGTTCCATTCAGGAAGCAACCACGGCTTGTGATTCCGTTCTGGTCGCCGTTGATGGCGCTGCGGTTGAGAAACTCATCGCTGACAATGCCTACTATCGCTCCGCCACCATTCCGGGCGGCATGTATCGCGGCAATCCGGACGATGTGAAAACCTTCGGCGTTGGCGCCACGCTGGTGACCTCCGCTCAGGTTTCCGAAGACGCCGTTTACACGGTTGTTAAGTCAGTCTTCGAGAATTTTGATGCCTTCAAGAAGCTGCATCCTGCATTCGCTCACCTGAAGCCGGAAGAAATGATCAAGGACGGCCTGTCCGCTCCTCTGCATCCGGGTGCAGTGAAATATTACAAAGAAAAAGGCTGGATGTAA
- a CDS encoding MurR/RpiR family transcriptional regulator: protein MQSIQDRISGRYGQLSERLKQAADFVVDHEVDIATHSLRSVSAKAGLAPSTFTRLSQTLGFASYEEMKELCRQRIGHQAMSFSERASLLVKSGSSGDARSFFERQVSASLENLGKMERDINQEQLGQVVDRLNDARQVLLFGAFSSTGFMEYLGYLARYFADNWKVAGRMGASLSSAMVGLNEQDAVIILTKAPYARRAIVAAEMAADAGAYVVVITDDISCPALSYASANFILPTESPQFFSSYAATLVLIETLVGMLVARAGDSARARIEEVETRNHRYGEFWD from the coding sequence ATGCAATCGATTCAGGACAGGATATCTGGCCGATATGGCCAGTTGAGCGAGCGCCTCAAGCAGGCCGCCGATTTCGTGGTTGACCATGAAGTGGATATCGCGACCCATTCCTTACGTTCTGTTTCAGCCAAGGCCGGTCTGGCGCCTTCCACCTTCACCCGTCTTTCCCAGACGCTGGGCTTTGCCAGTTATGAGGAGATGAAGGAATTGTGTCGCCAGCGAATCGGGCATCAGGCGATGTCCTTTTCCGAGAGAGCCAGTCTTCTCGTCAAAAGCGGGTCTAGTGGGGACGCCCGCTCTTTTTTCGAGCGGCAAGTGTCGGCAAGCCTTGAAAATCTTGGCAAAATGGAGCGTGATATCAATCAGGAGCAACTGGGGCAAGTTGTCGACAGGCTCAATGATGCCCGTCAGGTGCTGTTGTTTGGTGCCTTCAGTTCCACAGGATTCATGGAATATCTGGGCTATCTGGCGCGCTATTTTGCTGATAACTGGAAGGTTGCTGGACGCATGGGGGCGTCTCTCAGCTCGGCCATGGTGGGACTGAACGAGCAGGATGCGGTGATTATTCTAACCAAGGCTCCCTATGCCAGACGCGCCATTGTCGCGGCGGAAATGGCGGCTGATGCCGGTGCATATGTCGTTGTTATCACCGATGATATTTCATGCCCGGCGCTGTCCTATGCGTCGGCCAATTTTATCTTGCCGACAGAGAGTCCACAATTCTTCTCTTCTTATGCTGCCACGCTTGTGCTAATTGAAACACTTGTTGGAATGCTGGTTGCTAGAGCTGGGGATAGTGCTCGTGCCAGAATCGAGGAAGTTGAAACCCGAAACCACCGCTATGGCGAGTTTTGGGATTGA
- a CDS encoding aspartate aminotransferase family protein translates to MSHIFPRHTKSSLPTVDHGKGVYLYDTEGKCYLDGSGGAAVSCLGHGDKDVIDAIKQQLDAVPFAHTSFFTSKPAEALADKLIQHAPKGLDRVYPVSGGSEAVEAAIKLARQYFLEIGQPERSHIIARRQSYHGNTLGALATGGNLWRREPFAPLMIETSHISPCYEYRDRKEGESSFDYGQRVANELETEIQRVGPEKVMAFFAEPVVGATAGALPPVEGYFKRIREICDQYGILLVLDEVMCGMGRTGSLFACEQDGIAPDILTTAKGLGAGYQPIGAMLCTDTIYKAIEEGTGFFQHGHTYIGHPTAAAGALAVLTKLTDGGMVDRARETGKKLRSALDQAFGEHPYVGDIRGRGMFVGIEFVEDKASKKPFDPALATAKNLKKATFEAGLICYPMSGTIDGKFGDHILLAPPFIYEDEHIDELVGKLQIAFKKVLP, encoded by the coding sequence ATGTCCCACATTTTTCCTCGCCACACCAAATCCAGCCTCCCCACAGTAGACCACGGCAAAGGCGTTTACCTTTATGATACAGAAGGAAAATGCTATCTGGACGGGTCTGGAGGGGCAGCCGTCTCCTGTCTGGGGCACGGCGACAAGGATGTCATCGACGCGATCAAGCAGCAGCTTGACGCAGTACCCTTCGCCCATACCAGCTTTTTCACCTCCAAACCGGCAGAAGCTCTGGCTGACAAGCTGATCCAGCACGCTCCCAAGGGGCTGGATCGGGTCTATCCGGTCTCGGGTGGTTCCGAAGCGGTGGAAGCGGCTATCAAACTGGCGCGCCAGTATTTTCTGGAAATCGGCCAGCCCGAGCGCAGCCACATCATCGCCCGGCGCCAGAGCTATCACGGCAACACCCTTGGCGCTCTGGCAACCGGTGGCAACCTGTGGCGTCGCGAACCCTTTGCGCCCCTGATGATCGAAACCAGCCATATTTCTCCCTGCTACGAATATCGTGACCGCAAGGAGGGAGAGAGCAGTTTCGACTATGGCCAGCGCGTGGCCAACGAACTGGAAACGGAAATCCAGCGGGTCGGCCCTGAAAAGGTCATGGCCTTTTTTGCCGAACCGGTCGTCGGCGCAACTGCCGGCGCCTTGCCTCCCGTGGAAGGCTACTTCAAGCGCATCCGCGAAATCTGCGACCAATATGGCATCCTGTTGGTGCTGGATGAAGTCATGTGCGGCATGGGCCGCACCGGCAGCCTGTTTGCCTGCGAGCAGGATGGCATCGCACCGGATATCCTGACCACCGCCAAAGGCCTTGGCGCAGGCTATCAGCCAATCGGCGCGATGCTCTGCACGGACACCATCTATAAGGCCATCGAAGAAGGTACCGGCTTCTTCCAGCATGGTCACACCTATATCGGCCACCCGACAGCGGCGGCTGGCGCTCTGGCGGTTCTGACCAAGCTGACCGATGGCGGCATGGTGGATCGTGCCCGTGAAACCGGCAAGAAACTGCGCTCGGCGCTTGATCAAGCCTTCGGCGAGCATCCTTATGTTGGCGACATTCGCGGCCGCGGCATGTTCGTTGGCATCGAATTTGTCGAGGACAAGGCGAGCAAGAAACCGTTTGACCCAGCTCTGGCCACCGCCAAGAATCTCAAAAAGGCAACCTTCGAGGCAGGCCTCATTTGCTATCCGATGAGCGGCACCATCGATGGCAAATTCGGTGACCACATCCTGCTGGCCCCACCCTTCATTTATGAAGACGAGCATATTGATGAACTGGTCGGCAAATTGCAGATCGCCTTCAAGAAGGTGCTGCCATGA
- a CDS encoding 3-keto-5-aminohexanoate cleavage protein — MTMTAQYSPLAEIMIAPNGARKGKADHPALPVTIEETVATAIACHEAGADGIHAHVRDGEGKHILDAGLYRELLAELKQNIPDFQAQITTEAVGQYSPAEQRALVEAVNPSSVSISVKEMLSEGELPQVNRFYHAQAEKGTAIQHILYSKEEVDILLDLCTRGVIPAQSLQLLFVLGRYSEGQVSSPDDLLAFMPRKEALEQQLQIKTDWACCAFGARETECLLMAEKLGGKSRIGFENNMTNLDGSLASDNADRVRDLIRARPAQR; from the coding sequence ATGACCATGACTGCTCAATATTCCCCCCTTGCAGAAATCATGATCGCGCCCAATGGTGCGCGCAAGGGCAAGGCGGATCATCCCGCCCTGCCCGTCACCATCGAGGAAACCGTTGCCACGGCCATCGCCTGTCATGAGGCAGGAGCGGACGGCATCCATGCCCATGTGCGCGATGGCGAAGGCAAGCATATTCTTGATGCGGGCCTCTATCGCGAGCTGCTCGCCGAGTTGAAACAGAATATCCCGGATTTCCAGGCCCAGATCACCACCGAAGCCGTTGGACAATATAGCCCGGCCGAGCAACGGGCACTGGTCGAGGCGGTCAACCCGTCTTCGGTTTCCATTTCCGTCAAGGAGATGCTGAGCGAGGGCGAATTGCCCCAAGTGAACCGCTTCTATCATGCTCAGGCTGAAAAGGGCACCGCCATCCAGCATATCCTTTACAGCAAGGAGGAAGTGGATATTCTGCTTGATCTCTGCACCCGCGGCGTAATTCCAGCCCAATCACTCCAATTGCTCTTCGTTCTGGGCCGCTATTCGGAAGGACAAGTCTCCTCCCCCGATGACCTGCTCGCCTTCATGCCCCGCAAGGAGGCTCTTGAGCAGCAATTGCAGATCAAGACAGACTGGGCCTGCTGCGCGTTTGGTGCCAGAGAAACAGAGTGCCTGCTGATGGCCGAGAAGCTCGGCGGCAAGTCACGCATCGGCTTTGAAAATAACATGACCAATCTCGATGGCTCTCTGGCCAGCGACAATGCCGACCGTGTCCGGGATCTGATCCGCGCCCGCCCGGCCCAGCGTTAA